A genome region from candidate division KSB1 bacterium includes the following:
- a CDS encoding phosphatase PAP2-related protein, with protein MNRKIKEIGYALNSLFKNKYFYVGLLILIAGKNLNYYSQTYLHYYIQEGEKLPVLSDLILDNLPYWDIDYIYDIFMIVSAFVFIVYVIHKQQYAKIPYFLLLGGLFQLVREVFIILTPFGNPELFDGTQGPFNGFAKYELGVFPSGHTGFAYMYFLLVQNKYYRIILIVCVFIIISALFLSRGHYSIDVLSGIFFAYAIKSFGDKYLMKKFCSPRQTMI; from the coding sequence ATGAATAGAAAGATCAAAGAAATCGGTTATGCTCTGAATTCTCTCTTTAAAAATAAATATTTCTATGTTGGATTATTAATTCTGATTGCAGGTAAAAATCTGAATTATTACTCTCAAACCTACTTGCATTATTATATTCAAGAGGGAGAAAAGCTGCCTGTATTGTCCGACTTGATTCTTGATAATTTACCCTATTGGGATATTGATTATATCTATGATATTTTTATGATCGTTTCGGCATTTGTGTTTATTGTTTATGTGATTCATAAACAACAGTATGCTAAAATTCCGTATTTTTTATTATTGGGTGGCTTGTTTCAGTTGGTTCGGGAAGTGTTTATTATTTTAACACCCTTTGGGAATCCAGAGTTGTTTGACGGCACCCAGGGACCGTTTAACGGGTTTGCGAAATATGAACTGGGTGTATTTCCATCCGGACACACGGGGTTTGCGTATATGTATTTTCTGCTCGTTCAGAATAAATACTATCGGATTATTTTGATTGTTTGTGTTTTTATAATTATTTCGGCTTTGTTTTTATCCAGAGGTCATTACAGTATTGATGTTTTATCGGGAATTTTCTTTGCTTATGCTATCAAATCCTTTGGTGATAAATATTTGATGAAAAAATTCTGCAGCCCTCGGCAAACAATGATTTGA